In Acidobacteriota bacterium, one DNA window encodes the following:
- a CDS encoding response regulator, translated as MQQPLTLADVETRLRVSIDHLLEGVQVLTRGWTYAYLNQTAARHAQRTLDDLLGRTIMSCYPGVETTPMFGRLQAVMETRRPDRFRNEFVYPDGTRRWFDLIVEPVPDGICVISLDVTDELRLEEELRHAHKMEALGQLAGGVAHDFNNQLMVITGLCDLLLSEMDAAHPLARDLTDIRDAGRRSAQLTKHLLTFSRRQILDVVPLDLSEVAARTVTMLERLLGERIHVELMLEPSPAILGDAMQLEHVITNLAVNARDAMPGGGRLTIGTKDVTLSEEDARQHALMSAGRYAVLSVADTGEGMTEETKARLFEPFYTTKPAGKGTGLGLSTVYGVTRQMGGYIWVYSERGRGTTFKLHFPAADGFAPVASDEETALPDRPATILVVEDEAGLREFAVRALRRFGYTVHEAASAEDASAALAGGGIDLVLTDVVLPDGTGPDVVARAPAGVRVVFMSGYADLDDRPRAATGDARFLEKPFTIPALMKVVREMLDNAER; from the coding sequence ATGCAGCAGCCCTTGACGCTCGCCGACGTCGAGACGCGGCTTCGCGTCTCTATCGACCATCTCCTCGAGGGGGTGCAGGTCCTCACCCGCGGCTGGACGTACGCCTATCTGAACCAGACCGCCGCGCGCCACGCCCAGCGCACGCTGGACGATCTGCTGGGCCGCACGATCATGAGCTGCTATCCGGGCGTGGAGACGACGCCGATGTTCGGACGGCTGCAGGCGGTCATGGAGACGCGCCGGCCCGATCGGTTTCGCAACGAGTTCGTCTACCCGGACGGCACGCGCCGCTGGTTCGACCTCATCGTGGAGCCGGTGCCCGACGGCATCTGCGTGATCTCGCTCGACGTCACCGACGAGCTGCGCCTCGAGGAGGAGCTGCGGCACGCGCACAAGATGGAAGCGCTCGGCCAGCTCGCGGGCGGCGTCGCGCACGACTTCAACAACCAACTGATGGTGATCACGGGCCTCTGCGACCTGCTCCTCTCGGAGATGGATGCTGCGCACCCGCTCGCGCGCGACCTCACCGACATCCGGGACGCCGGCCGGCGCTCGGCGCAGCTCACGAAACATCTGCTGACGTTCAGCCGCCGGCAGATCCTCGACGTCGTCCCGCTCGACCTGAGCGAGGTCGCGGCGCGGACCGTGACGATGCTGGAGCGCCTGCTCGGCGAGCGCATTCACGTCGAGCTGATGCTCGAACCGTCGCCGGCGATTCTCGGCGACGCGATGCAGCTCGAGCACGTCATCACGAACCTTGCGGTCAACGCGCGCGATGCGATGCCCGGCGGCGGACGGCTGACGATCGGCACGAAGGACGTCACGCTGAGCGAAGAGGATGCGCGGCAGCACGCGCTGATGTCCGCCGGCCGCTACGCGGTGCTGAGCGTGGCCGACACCGGAGAAGGGATGACGGAGGAGACGAAGGCGCGGCTCTTCGAGCCGTTCTACACGACGAAGCCGGCCGGCAAGGGCACCGGTCTCGGCCTCTCGACCGTGTACGGCGTGACGCGGCAGATGGGCGGCTACATCTGGGTGTACAGCGAGCGCGGCCGCGGCACGACCTTCAAGCTGCACTTTCCGGCGGCCGATGGCTTCGCGCCCGTCGCATCGGACGAGGAGACGGCGCTCCCGGACCGGCCCGCGACGATCCTCGTCGTCGAAGACGAAGCCGGTCTGCGGGAGTTCGCGGTGCGCGCGCTGCGACGCTTCGGCTACACGGTGCACGAGGCCGCGTCGGCCGAGGACGCGTCGGCGGCGCTCGCGGGCGGCGGCATCGATCTCGTGCTCACCGACGTCGTCCTGCCCGACGGCACGGGCCCGGACGTCGTCGCGCGCGCGCCCGCCGGCGTGCGCGTGGTGTTCATGTCGGGCTACGCCGATCTCGACGACCGTCCGCGCGCCGCCACCGGCGATGCCCGCTTCCTCGAGAAACCGTTCACGATCCCGGCGTTGATGAAAGTGGTCAGGGAGATGCTGGACAACGCGGAGCGCTGA
- a CDS encoding exo-alpha-sialidase: MASRIVLTIGTRKGAFVAESAGTRDRFALRGPFGPGVPVYATLTDTRGTPRLYASSCSPFFGMKVLRSTDLGQSFHETASAPAFPKDDGRALANIWSLVPGPEDGELWAGVEPASLFRSGDHGDSWEMMPGISTHEHARKWQPGAGGLCLHTIVRDGPRVHLGISTGGHYLSEDAGATFAASNAGVGAGFQPDPYPEFGQCVHKIARHDAAPGRLYMQNHGGWADWTGPGGPRPDIGVLRSDDYGRSWRSIAKGLPSDFGFPIVVHPHDPDTVYVVPHEPMTRACPGGAPAVWRSEDGGESWRRLSEGLPASDSYFTVLRDAMDADSLQAPALYFGTTTGQLWIGRNGGDRWECLFDSLPAIHCVKAAVV; encoded by the coding sequence ATGGCGAGTCGGATCGTGTTGACGATTGGCACGAGAAAGGGCGCGTTCGTCGCCGAGTCGGCGGGCACGCGGGACCGCTTCGCGCTCCGCGGCCCCTTCGGTCCAGGCGTGCCGGTGTACGCGACGCTCACTGACACGCGCGGGACGCCCCGGCTGTACGCGTCGAGCTGCAGCCCCTTCTTCGGCATGAAGGTGCTGCGCTCGACGGACCTCGGCCAGAGCTTCCACGAGACGGCCTCCGCGCCCGCGTTTCCCAAAGACGACGGACGTGCGCTCGCGAACATCTGGTCGCTCGTGCCGGGGCCGGAGGACGGAGAGCTGTGGGCCGGCGTCGAGCCGGCCTCGCTGTTCAGGAGCGGCGACCACGGCGACTCGTGGGAGATGATGCCGGGCATCAGCACGCACGAGCACGCGCGCAAGTGGCAGCCCGGCGCCGGCGGCCTCTGCCTGCACACGATCGTGCGCGACGGCCCGCGCGTCCACCTCGGCATCTCCACGGGCGGCCACTATCTGAGCGAGGACGCCGGCGCGACGTTCGCGGCGTCGAATGCGGGCGTGGGCGCCGGCTTCCAGCCGGATCCCTATCCTGAGTTCGGCCAGTGCGTGCACAAAATCGCGCGGCACGACGCGGCGCCCGGGCGGCTCTACATGCAGAATCACGGCGGCTGGGCGGACTGGACCGGCCCCGGCGGTCCGCGCCCCGACATCGGCGTGCTGCGCAGCGACGACTACGGCCGCTCGTGGCGCTCGATCGCGAAGGGACTGCCCTCCGACTTCGGCTTCCCCATCGTCGTCCACCCGCACGACCCCGACACCGTGTACGTGGTGCCGCACGAGCCCATGACGCGCGCCTGCCCTGGCGGTGCGCCCGCCGTGTGGCGCAGCGAAGACGGTGGCGAGTCCTGGCGCCGCCTCTCCGAGGGGCTGCCCGCGTCCGACAGCTACTTCACCGTGCTGCGCGACGCGATGGACGCCGACTCGCTCCAGGCACCGGCACTGTACTTCGGCACGACGACGGGCCAGCTCTGGATCGGCCGCAACGGCGGCGACCGGTGGGAGTGCCTGTTCGATTCGCTGCCGGCGATCCACTGCGTGAAGGCCGCAGTGGTCTGA
- a CDS encoding MoaD/ThiS family protein, translating to MEKPTITVHVLGALRVYCGGAAELPVDAATVQAALDDLERNRPALYRNLCDETGKVRRHLNVFVNAENVRDLDGLATALKPGDVLTILPAVSGG from the coding sequence ATGGAGAAGCCGACCATCACGGTCCACGTCCTTGGTGCGCTGCGCGTGTACTGCGGGGGCGCAGCCGAGCTCCCCGTCGACGCTGCCACCGTACAGGCGGCGCTCGACGACCTCGAGCGGAACCGGCCGGCGCTGTACCGCAATCTCTGCGACGAGACGGGCAAGGTGCGCCGGCACTTGAACGTGTTCGTGAACGCCGAGAACGTGCGGGACCTCGACGGCCTCGCGACGGCGCTGAAGCCGGGGGACGTGCTCACGATTCTGCCGGCGGTCTCTGGAGGATGA
- a CDS encoding kelch repeat-containing protein produces the protein MTIRPRVLCTVVLTTAVLLLCGSSPEAQPAGRGRWDVLDVVGQHVPRFESGFIEVGARFYLVGGRQAPQPVEIFDPATRTWSTGAVSPVTMHHFQPVVFDGKIYVLGALTGSGRGEPPLPDVYVYDPAADRWAKGPAIPADRLRGGAGVAAHDGLIYLVAGHQLGHSSGHVPWLDTFNPRTGEWRRLADAPRPRDHFQAVVLDGKMYAIAGRRSAAAFGHALDLTTPEIDVYDFASGRWSTLPTSANIPTQRAGVSTVVLNGTIVVIGGESAADFRMHAEVEAFNPVTTRWTTLAPLNHGRHGTGAIVHDGKIHVAAGSTRQGAGDRVQEVFTPAP, from the coding sequence ATGACCATTCGGCCGCGAGTGCTCTGTACCGTGGTTCTCACGACGGCGGTCCTGCTGCTGTGCGGCTCTTCACCGGAGGCGCAGCCGGCCGGCCGTGGACGATGGGACGTGCTCGACGTCGTCGGGCAGCACGTCCCGCGCTTCGAGTCTGGGTTCATCGAGGTCGGCGCGCGTTTCTACCTCGTCGGCGGCCGCCAGGCGCCGCAACCGGTGGAGATCTTCGATCCCGCAACGCGGACGTGGAGCACCGGAGCCGTGTCTCCCGTGACGATGCATCACTTTCAGCCCGTGGTCTTCGACGGGAAGATCTACGTGCTCGGAGCGCTCACCGGATCGGGGCGCGGCGAGCCTCCGCTGCCCGACGTGTACGTCTACGATCCTGCGGCCGATCGATGGGCGAAAGGACCCGCCATTCCGGCCGATCGCCTCAGAGGCGGTGCTGGCGTGGCGGCGCACGACGGGCTGATCTACCTGGTGGCCGGACACCAGTTGGGCCACTCGAGCGGCCACGTTCCGTGGTTGGATACGTTCAATCCCCGGACGGGCGAGTGGCGCAGGCTCGCAGATGCTCCTCGCCCGCGGGATCATTTCCAAGCGGTCGTGCTCGACGGCAAGATGTACGCGATCGCGGGCCGACGAAGCGCCGCGGCATTCGGGCACGCGTTGGACCTCACGACTCCCGAAATCGACGTCTACGACTTCGCCTCGGGACGATGGAGCACGTTGCCGACTTCGGCCAATATCCCGACGCAGCGCGCGGGCGTCTCGACGGTCGTGCTCAACGGCACGATTGTCGTGATCGGCGGAGAGAGCGCGGCCGACTTCCGCATGCACGCCGAGGTCGAGGCCTTCAATCCCGTGACCACGCGATGGACGACGCTGGCGCCGCTCAATCACGGCCGCCACGGCACCGGGGCGATCGTGCATGACGGAAAGATCCACGTGGCGGCAGGATCCACGCGACAAGGCGCGGGCGACCGCGTCCAGGAAGTGTTCACGCCGGCGCCGTAG
- a CDS encoding response regulator transcription factor: MDARGSVGWFCALLDDADDVYFRYTLVPTRRFAYISPSVAALTGSTADQFYRDPDFCLALIEDEDRPVLRRILRSRRSRVSTIRILRHGTAIPIAVRTVALTRRGKVVAIEGVAALAVVARPSSLGRAEGTPPAEPIQPRLAALMCEVHELLHRAMPMVAPAAATTASPGNAATTLRAGPLALDLDRLIVTESGRTVPLPSRELLLLRYLLQRPGRVVTRAQALADVWHYSYTGDDRTVDVHISRLRRRLPSLRRRLVAIRNVGYRLDIELAAEPRVANS; encoded by the coding sequence ATGGACGCGCGAGGATCCGTCGGGTGGTTCTGCGCACTGCTCGACGACGCGGACGACGTGTACTTCCGGTACACGCTCGTCCCCACGAGACGCTTCGCCTACATCAGCCCGTCTGTTGCAGCGCTCACCGGCAGCACGGCCGACCAGTTCTACCGCGATCCGGACTTCTGCCTGGCCTTGATTGAGGACGAGGATCGCCCCGTCCTCCGACGCATCCTGCGCTCCCGCCGAAGCCGTGTGTCGACAATCCGCATCCTGCGCCACGGGACGGCCATTCCCATCGCGGTACGCACGGTGGCGCTCACGCGGCGCGGAAAGGTCGTCGCGATCGAGGGTGTCGCGGCGCTGGCGGTCGTCGCGCGGCCGTCGAGCCTCGGCCGGGCGGAAGGAACGCCGCCGGCCGAGCCAATTCAACCGCGGCTGGCGGCGCTCATGTGCGAGGTTCACGAGTTGCTGCACCGGGCGATGCCGATGGTGGCGCCTGCCGCAGCGACCACGGCCTCCCCCGGCAATGCTGCGACGACGCTCCGCGCCGGTCCGCTCGCGCTCGATCTCGATCGGCTCATCGTCACCGAGTCTGGCCGAACCGTGCCGCTTCCGAGCCGCGAGCTCCTGTTGCTCCGCTATCTGCTCCAGCGTCCCGGCCGCGTCGTCACGCGCGCACAGGCCCTGGCGGACGTCTGGCACTACAGCTACACGGGCGACGACCGGACCGTGGACGTGCACATTTCGCGACTTCGCCGGCGGCTGCCGTCGCTGCGCCGGCGGCTCGTGGCGATTCGGAATGTCGGCTACCGTCTCGACATCGAGCTGGCGGCCGAGCCGCGGGTAGCCAACTCGTGA
- a CDS encoding apolipoprotein A1/A4/E family protein, which yields MDAIAVSPALADRLGPEATAGLAQAFEALEDRCVVIAEERAVDRFERRLMAETSALRLEMVRGHEALRREISESRAALQQQMTTLGGELRLETTTLGGGVRQEIATQGSHLRWEMGEHVGALRQELSVLGSSLRQEMNALDGSLRQEMSTLASDLRQEMSVLDGSLRQEMSALASDLRQEMGVLDSSLRQEITTQGSDLREEIATLGSDLRKEITAQGSDLRAEIATLGTDLRQEIANQGSDLRKEITTQGGDLRKEIAMLGGDLRQEIANQGSDLRKEIAVQGSDLRQEIGGLRQEMARQQFDLLKWSFLFWIGQVVAIATLLRMTGH from the coding sequence ATGGACGCGATCGCGGTGTCCCCGGCGCTGGCCGATCGGCTCGGGCCCGAGGCCACGGCAGGACTGGCGCAGGCATTCGAAGCGCTCGAGGACCGGTGCGTCGTGATCGCTGAAGAGCGGGCGGTCGATCGATTCGAGCGACGCTTGATGGCCGAGACCTCTGCTCTACGCCTCGAGATGGTGCGAGGGCACGAGGCGCTGCGGCGAGAAATCAGCGAATCCCGCGCCGCGTTGCAGCAACAGATGACCACGCTCGGCGGGGAATTGCGGCTGGAGACGACGACGCTGGGTGGCGGGGTGCGGCAGGAGATCGCGACCCAGGGCAGCCACCTTCGATGGGAAATGGGCGAGCACGTTGGCGCGTTGCGGCAGGAGCTGAGCGTCCTTGGCAGCAGCCTGCGGCAGGAAATGAACGCCCTGGACGGCAGCCTGCGACAGGAGATGAGCACCCTCGCCAGCGACCTCCGCCAGGAAATGAGCGTCCTGGACGGCAGCCTGCGACAGGAGATGAGCGCTCTCGCCAGCGACCTCCGTCAGGAGATGGGCGTCCTGGATAGCAGCCTGAGGCAGGAGATCACGACGCAGGGCAGCGACCTTCGAGAGGAGATCGCGACCCTCGGCAGCGACCTGCGGAAAGAGATCACCGCTCAGGGCAGCGACCTTCGGGCAGAAATCGCGACTCTGGGAACCGACCTGCGGCAAGAGATTGCGAACCAGGGCAGCGATCTGCGAAAGGAGATCACGACGCAGGGCGGCGACCTGCGGAAAGAGATCGCGATGCTCGGCGGCGATTTGCGGCAAGAGATTGCGAACCAGGGCAGCGACCTTCGAAAGGAGATCGCCGTGCAGGGCAGCGATCTGCGGCAAGAGATCGGCGGTTTGCGTCAGGAGATGGCCCGGCAGCAGTTCGACTTGCTGAAATGGTCCTTCCTGTTCTGGATCGGACAGGTGGTGGCCATTGCGACGCTGCTACGGATGACCGGTCACTGA